The Paenibacillus sp. YPG26 genome includes a window with the following:
- a CDS encoding amino acid adenylation domain-containing protein translates to MSSNTVEERLSEHEAFGFWDKVLAEWAGEPPIQPDGIEGEVRKTRLEMRIPAQVTEKLGVYDRFRDDLRMIVYFAVWAATLRAYSRSESRFAVMLPPLDDRAGARNVPVLIGKPDRDRSFKAALGEWRETLREAYRASKGWDTGPGDPALHNKWRELEQFAYSYEPIHGREFVRSFAQTNERKVLLHIGKSPEGEAALALHYDESLYGTKLMQALADSFIILLEQAAEQPDCDMSALELRTGEEISRQRAWNDTQASYARDMTIHGLFERTAEKLQDRIAVAAGEDRLTYLELSQRSDGWARRLQEEGIAPGDRVAVMMSRSVDWPAAFLAVLKSGAVYVPIDPAYPAERIAYMLSDSMASAIIVSDSSKCNELQQFEGAIIDISGISRLSEDNLSGPLPVTSADDLAYLLYTSGSTGMPKGVMVEHRGVSNLLCYFENSLGVNANDHVLQFASTSFDASIWEMAMALLTGGELHIATPDIVGDLRRFELWTQEQEITVATLPPTYAVHLNPERMPSLRLLVTAGSESGKELLDLWHDRVTYVNAYGPTETTVCATAWDGSAQLLPSSALVPIGGPLPNMQVHIVNEQLQPLPAGAAGELVVSGTGVARGYWNKPEMTADRFVRLPSDGTRVYRTGDLARWTPDGQIVFLGRVDRQVKIRGFRIETEEVRHALVSQAGIKEAVVAVRPDAHGEPALAAFYSIHPDSQVDAELLKEQIGSRLPAFMIPAYWLEVPSIPLTPNGKPDLAALYALPLQSAGEESPEDSTPLSDTESRLAAIWTSLLGIEAVGRDDDFFRIGGHSMRAAKMSGLIYETFQVNLPLEQAFRYARLSEMAARIDELRFTESVDVIMPAPARTGYRLSPAQTRVFTIESVRPGSTLYVMPFAFWLSPAPEFEQLEAAFVRLIERHEPLRTSFGWEGSEPVQIVHPSVTFRLERVQVSPEQLTELTGRFEESFALDKPPLLRAALAECTDGRSLLLLQLHHIIADGVSLGLLLDDLNAFMTGREPSALKLQYKDYCEWLHQREPSPEHEAYWAHRFENYTGTPDLPIDFPRTEQRSYEGGTLSIQWDLEAAEAVRKLAERCGATVHLTMLAAYCVLLSKVTGSEEAVVGSLHAGRDVPHTRDMVGMFVHTLAHRCRVDGELTFEQFARNVKEEVAGDYAHADYPFERLVRSLKVHGKSRNPLFDTMFVLQNLEPQLSREGQIEWRPHVLEEKWSRFDLVFQAWEHAEGMMLWVTYASALFKRTTVERLAEDFRKLLVKLSEQPNDPLAEVDLTEGYRAIPASSHKLDFQF, encoded by the coding sequence GTGTCATCCAACACGGTAGAAGAGCGGTTGTCTGAACATGAAGCGTTCGGATTTTGGGACAAGGTGTTGGCTGAATGGGCTGGGGAGCCCCCTATACAGCCAGACGGGATTGAAGGGGAAGTCCGGAAGACCAGGCTGGAGATGCGAATTCCCGCACAGGTTACGGAGAAGCTGGGCGTTTATGACCGCTTTCGCGACGATCTGCGAATGATTGTATACTTTGCTGTTTGGGCCGCAACGCTAAGAGCCTATTCCCGCTCGGAGAGCAGGTTCGCAGTGATGCTTCCGCCGCTGGATGATCGTGCTGGCGCCCGGAACGTGCCTGTACTGATCGGGAAGCCGGACAGAGACAGGAGCTTCAAAGCAGCGCTTGGTGAATGGCGCGAGACATTACGGGAAGCCTATCGGGCTTCGAAAGGATGGGATACGGGTCCGGGTGATCCGGCATTGCACAATAAGTGGAGAGAACTTGAACAGTTTGCTTATTCATATGAACCGATACATGGGAGGGAATTTGTAAGATCGTTCGCGCAGACGAACGAAAGGAAAGTGTTATTACATATCGGGAAAAGCCCGGAAGGGGAAGCTGCGCTTGCCCTGCATTATGACGAGAGCTTGTATGGAACGAAGCTGATGCAGGCATTGGCGGATAGCTTCATCATCCTGCTGGAGCAAGCCGCTGAGCAGCCTGACTGCGACATGTCTGCACTGGAGCTGAGAACCGGCGAGGAGATCTCAAGACAGCGCGCATGGAATGATACGCAGGCGTCTTATGCCCGGGACATGACCATCCACGGTTTGTTTGAACGTACTGCGGAGAAGCTGCAGGACCGGATTGCCGTAGCAGCCGGAGAGGACAGGCTGACTTATCTGGAATTAAGCCAGCGGTCGGATGGCTGGGCCCGGCGGCTGCAGGAGGAAGGAATCGCTCCAGGTGACCGCGTTGCGGTCATGATGAGCAGATCTGTTGACTGGCCGGCAGCTTTCTTGGCTGTCCTCAAATCGGGTGCTGTCTATGTGCCGATCGATCCAGCATATCCGGCAGAGCGGATCGCTTATATGCTGTCCGACAGCATGGCATCTGCAATAATTGTGTCCGACAGCAGCAAATGTAATGAACTCCAGCAATTTGAAGGCGCTATCATTGACATATCTGGAATTTCTAGATTGAGTGAAGACAACTTATCCGGACCGTTGCCCGTCACATCTGCGGACGATTTGGCCTATCTATTGTATACGTCTGGTTCAACGGGAATGCCTAAGGGTGTTATGGTTGAGCATCGAGGGGTCAGCAATTTGTTATGTTATTTCGAGAACAGTCTTGGCGTTAACGCCAATGACCATGTGCTGCAATTTGCCAGTACTTCCTTCGACGCATCCATATGGGAGATGGCGATGGCTCTGCTCACCGGAGGCGAGCTGCATATTGCCACACCGGATATTGTGGGTGATCTTCGGCGGTTTGAGCTATGGACGCAGGAACAGGAGATTACGGTGGCTACGCTTCCGCCAACCTATGCGGTCCATCTGAATCCGGAGAGGATGCCATCCCTTCGGCTTCTCGTAACGGCAGGCTCCGAATCGGGAAAAGAGCTGCTGGATCTATGGCATGATCGGGTGACTTATGTGAACGCTTACGGACCGACCGAGACAACGGTCTGCGCCACTGCCTGGGACGGCAGTGCTCAGCTGCTGCCTTCCTCGGCGCTTGTGCCTATCGGCGGACCGCTGCCCAATATGCAAGTACATATCGTGAACGAGCAGCTGCAGCCGCTCCCGGCAGGGGCGGCAGGCGAACTCGTTGTGTCAGGCACCGGTGTAGCGCGTGGCTACTGGAACAAGCCGGAGATGACGGCCGACCGGTTCGTCCGTCTTCCTTCGGATGGTACAAGAGTATATCGGACGGGCGACTTGGCTCGTTGGACACCGGACGGCCAGATTGTATTCTTGGGGCGGGTCGACCGGCAGGTCAAAATACGCGGATTCCGGATTGAAACGGAGGAAGTGCGGCACGCGCTTGTCTCGCAGGCAGGAATCAAAGAGGCCGTGGTGGCTGTGCGGCCTGATGCGCACGGGGAACCCGCGCTTGCTGCCTTCTATTCGATTCATCCGGATAGCCAGGTTGATGCCGAGCTGCTCAAGGAGCAGATAGGAAGCCGCTTGCCGGCTTTTATGATACCCGCTTATTGGTTGGAGGTCCCAAGCATCCCGCTTACGCCGAACGGCAAGCCGGATCTCGCGGCACTTTACGCTTTACCGCTGCAGTCGGCCGGAGAAGAGTCGCCAGAAGACAGCACACCGCTGAGCGATACCGAAAGCCGGTTGGCCGCGATTTGGACTTCGCTGCTTGGCATTGAAGCGGTGGGACGAGATGACGACTTCTTCAGAATCGGCGGCCACTCTATGCGAGCCGCGAAGATGTCCGGTCTGATCTATGAGACTTTTCAGGTTAACTTGCCGCTGGAGCAAGCCTTCCGGTATGCCAGACTGTCGGAAATGGCGGCGCGCATCGATGAGCTTCGGTTCACGGAAAGTGTAGACGTGATCATGCCGGCTCCCGCGAGGACGGGCTACCGTCTGTCTCCCGCACAGACGAGGGTGTTCACCATCGAGAGCGTAAGGCCCGGCAGCACGCTGTACGTAATGCCATTTGCTTTCTGGCTGTCTCCCGCGCCAGAATTCGAGCAGCTGGAAGCCGCATTTGTCCGGCTAATTGAACGCCACGAGCCGCTGCGAACATCGTTCGGCTGGGAAGGGTCCGAGCCGGTGCAGATCGTGCATCCGTCCGTGACATTCCGCCTGGAGAGGGTTCAGGTATCCCCGGAACAGCTGACAGAGCTGACCGGAAGATTCGAAGAATCCTTCGCGCTGGACAAGCCGCCGCTGCTTAGGGCTGCGCTGGCGGAATGCACAGATGGCCGCAGCCTGCTGCTTCTCCAGCTTCACCATATTATTGCGGACGGTGTATCGCTTGGCCTGCTGCTGGACGACCTGAACGCATTCATGACCGGGCGCGAACCGTCGGCACTGAAGCTGCAATACAAGGATTACTGCGAATGGCTGCATCAGAGGGAGCCATCCCCTGAGCATGAAGCGTATTGGGCGCACCGGTTCGAGAATTACACGGGAACACCAGACTTGCCGATTGACTTTCCGCGAACCGAGCAGCGCAGTTATGAAGGCGGGACGCTGTCCATCCAATGGGACCTGGAGGCAGCGGAAGCTGTGCGCAAGCTGGCTGAGCGGTGCGGAGCTACCGTTCACTTAACCATGCTCGCAGCCTACTGTGTCCTTCTGTCGAAGGTGACGGGTTCGGAAGAGGCGGTCGTCGGTTCGCTGCACGCGGGTAGAGATGTTCCGCACACGCGGGATATGGTCGGCATGTTCGTGCATACCTTGGCCCATCGCTGCCGGGTAGACGGAGAACTGACGTTTGAGCAGTTCGCCCGGAATGTGAAGGAGGAGGTAGCCGGGGACTACGCGCATGCAGACTATCCGTTCGAGCGTCTTGTCCGCAGCTTGAAGGTGCACGGGAAATCGCGGAATCCGCTGTTCGATACGATGTTCGTGCTGCAGAATCTGGAGCCGCAGCTCAGCCGGGAAGGGCAGATCGAATGGAGACCGCACGTCCTGGAGGAGAAATGGTCGCGATTCGATCTTGTGTTCCAGGCATGGGAGCATGCAGAGGGCATGATGCTATGGGTGACCTATGCGAGTGCCCTGTTCAAAAGAACAACGGTGGAGCGTCTGGCGGAGGACTTCCGGAAGCTGCTGGTCAAGC